CGTGGACGCGGCCCCGGCGGTCCTGGCGGCGCACCCGGACGCGGAGTTCGTGGTGGCCGGCCCGGACGAGGGCGAACTGGCGGCGGTCCGCGCGCGGATCGCGGAGCTGGGGCTCCCGTCCCGCTTCACGGTCCCGGGGGCGCTGTCCGCCGAGGAGGTCCTGGCGGAGCTGCGCCGGGCCCATGTCTACGTCCTCCCCTCGGTGGACGAGCCGTTCCCGATGTCGGTGCTCGAGGCCCTCTCCGTGGGCGTCCCGGCGGTGGTCACGCACTCCAACGGCCTGGCCCGCGACATCGCGTCCGCGGGCGCCGGCCGGGCGGTCGCCCCGGGCCCGGCGGGTGTCGCGGAGGCCGTCCTCGCCCTCCTGGACCCGCAGTCCAACGCGGAAGCCGCCCTGTCGGCCCGCAAACTGGCCGCGGAGTCCTTCTCGATGGACGCGGTCCTGGACACCCTGCTCCCGGTCTACGAGGCGGCCCTGCGCTGACGCGCTACACCTCGCGGTGGGTTTCGTCCACCACCGGGAGGGCCGCCGTGCGGCGGCGTTTGAAGACGCTCGCGTAGACGGCGAGTCCGATGGCGCCGGCGGCCATCATGATCAGGCCGACGACGTCGAGGTTGACGCTCTCCATCTTCCAGTCCGTTGCGAAGGTGAGAATGGCTCCCACCACGATCAGCGCGATGCAGCCGCCGATGCCTCCCATGTGATCCGCCTCCACAGTCGTGGTCGTCTGACCCCGCGGCTACCCGGGAAGCGCATACGAAAACGCCGCCCCCGGCCCGGAGTCCGGGTCGGGGGCGGCGTCCTCGTACGTGCGGGCAGGCTACGCCGGGATCCAGGCGTAGCAACCCGCCGACGTGAACGTCGCCGTGCCCGACGGGATCGTGGCCGTGATCTTGTCGCCGGCCTTCGGGGCGGTTTCCGGGCCCGACGCCAGGACGGCGCCGTCCTTGCCCTTGGCCTCCCAGGTGCACGAAGTGCTCTGCGTCAGCGCCCGGTACGTGCCCGCCGCAGGCGACTCGCGGGTGCCGTCGGC
The Streptomyces sp. NBC_01296 DNA segment above includes these coding regions:
- a CDS encoding DUF6458 family protein; this encodes MGGIGGCIALIVVGAILTFATDWKMESVNLDVVGLIMMAAGAIGLAVYASVFKRRRTAALPVVDETHREV